Sequence from the Terriglobia bacterium genome:
TCCGACCCGCCCCTCGCTCCATACACGCTCCCCTCTTCAAATCTGTGCTGCCTTGAATCCGGCACCCGGTGACCTTCCACCCCCCCGGAGACCAGCCGGGTTTCTCACTGAAGACTACGCATAAACTGGCCACGATTCAAGATCTATTGGGGCGGCGTGGTCATCCCCCAATTTCGATCGCGAGGGCTTTACAACCTCACGGGGCACAGCTAGAATGATTTGCTCAAGAAACGCTTATGACCTCGACCTTGTTTGACGTGGGCATTATTGGCGCTGGACCTGCGGGCCTCGCCTGCGGCATCGAAGCCAAGAAATCAGGACTCAGTCACATCATCTTTGACAAGGGTTGCGTCGTCAATGCCCTCGCCCATTTTCCGGTCAACATGATGTTTTTTACGACCCCCGAACTGCTCGAAATCGGGGATTTGCCGCTGGTATCCTCGCATGAAAAGCCCTCCCGGCTGGAAGGTCTGAAGTACTACCGGCGCGCCGTGGAGACCTACCACCTCAACGTGCATCAATATGAAAGAGTAGAGGGAGTGTCGGGGAGCGATGGAGACTTTAGTATTCACACCCGGGAACGGCTGGGTCATAGCAGCATGTACAAGGCCCGCAAAATGATCGTGGCAACAGGTTACTACGACAATCCGAACCGGCTGGGGATCCCCGGCGAAGACCTCCCCAAGGTGTCGCACTATTACACGGAAGCCCACCCCTTCTTCAACCAGGAGGTGGCCGTGATCGGAGGCCGCAACTCCGCGGTTGAGGCGGCCCTGGATTTGTTTCGAAATGGCTCCCATGTGACCCTGATTTACCGCGGCGCAGGGTTCAGCAGCTCAGTCAAGTACTGGATCAAACCCGACATCGAAAACCGCGTGAAGCGGGGTGAGGTCAAGACCCATTTTAATACTCAGGTGATCGCCATCAAGCCGGACGCTGTCGTCGTCGAGAATTCCAATGGGCGAGAAGAGCTCCCAAACGATTTCGTGTTTGCCCTGACGGGCTATCGGCCGGACGAATCCTTCCTGCGGTCTCTGGGGATTGAACTGAACCCCCTCGATTTGAAACCCACGATCGATCCGAACACATTTGAAACGAATGTCCCCGGCATCCACATGGCGGGAGCGAATGTCGCGGGACTCAAGAACAATGAAATCTTCATCGAAAACGGACGGTTTCACGGAAAAATGATCCTCCAATCCATCGCCCGTTCACTGCGAGGCTGATCGATGACATTACAGGAACGCATTCAAAAAGACATTCAGGACGCCATGCGCGCAAAGGATTCTCTGCGGCTGGATGCCCTGCGCATGATGAAGTCGGCCGTCAAGAACAAAGAGGTCGAAAAAATAAAGCCCCTCGACGAGAATGAATGTCTCCAAGTGTTCGCCACGCTGATCAAGCAACGCAAAGACTCCATCGAGCAGTTTACCAAGGGTGGACGGCTGGATCTGGCCGCCAAAGAGGCCGCCGAAATTAAAGTCATCGAGGAGTACATGCCCGCCGCGGCGACCGCGGAGGAGGTGGAGAAGGCAGTGGCAGAAGCGATCGCGGAAACGGGTGCTTCTTCCATCAAAGACATGGGTGGAGTGATGAAAGCGGCGATGGCGAAATTCACGGGTAAACCCGTGGACGGAAAAGTGGTAAGCGAGCTGGTGCGCCGGAGATTGAGTTCCTGAAGACGACTAAAGTCGTCACTACACCCCTCATCGCCACATCCTCCCCCGTAGTAACGACTTCAGTCGTTACCTTTCTTCCATCCCGACTCACGGGTTCTCCCAACTTCGAGGAACGACTGAAGTCTCCACTACACCCCTCATCGCTACCTCCTCCCTCGTAGTAACGACTTCAGTCGTTACCTTTCTTCCATCCCGATTCACGGGTGCTCCCAACTTCGAGGAACGACTGAAGTCTCCACTACAC
This genomic interval carries:
- a CDS encoding YpdA family putative bacillithiol disulfide reductase, which gives rise to MTSTLFDVGIIGAGPAGLACGIEAKKSGLSHIIFDKGCVVNALAHFPVNMMFFTTPELLEIGDLPLVSSHEKPSRLEGLKYYRRAVETYHLNVHQYERVEGVSGSDGDFSIHTRERLGHSSMYKARKMIVATGYYDNPNRLGIPGEDLPKVSHYYTEAHPFFNQEVAVIGGRNSAVEAALDLFRNGSHVTLIYRGAGFSSSVKYWIKPDIENRVKRGEVKTHFNTQVIAIKPDAVVVENSNGREELPNDFVFALTGYRPDESFLRSLGIELNPLDLKPTIDPNTFETNVPGIHMAGANVAGLKNNEIFIENGRFHGKMILQSIARSLRG
- a CDS encoding GatB/YqeY domain-containing protein, encoding MTLQERIQKDIQDAMRAKDSLRLDALRMMKSAVKNKEVEKIKPLDENECLQVFATLIKQRKDSIEQFTKGGRLDLAAKEAAEIKVIEEYMPAAATAEEVEKAVAEAIAETGASSIKDMGGVMKAAMAKFTGKPVDGKVVSELVRRRLSS